The Osmerus eperlanus chromosome 25, fOsmEpe2.1, whole genome shotgun sequence genome contains a region encoding:
- the LOC134012009 gene encoding E3 ubiquitin-protein ligase KCMF1-like isoform X1 has protein sequence MAPLPPGHHSVPLLDSPTWFCDIRTSPSSCVQDEGFPLLHPEVLLLPVSPVLDPPPPSALLLSVPAVGLAGATDAPSPHVQGVWCPCVSCDACLKGNFRGRRYKCLICYDYDLCASCYEGGATTTRHTTEHPMQCILTRVDFDLYYGGEALSVEQPQAYTCPYCGRMGHTESSLQEHVAGEHADTSTEVICPICAALPGGDPNHVTDDFAAHLTLEHRAPRDLDESSGVRHVRRMFHPGRGLGGQRARRSNMHFTSTTTGGLSNTQNSSQSSNYNREAMDPIAELLSQLSGVRRSAGGQVSSGPSASQLQQLQMQLQLERQQAQAARQQLDTARGAPRSAPARAALGTANSNASPNANPCPPPGPHPGTHEHNTHAGHNFLLNRLSEPRLSEVDLQECESGWADRGLFVTELLLSTLLLDHNAPAAHHHAGPLRGFADFGAMGCLDVMTLEVALENLNLREATANAVKKQPPPRPHADAPPPR, from the exons ATGGCCCCTCTACCTCCAGGACATCATTCAGTCCCGCTCCTCGACTCGCCCACTTGGTTCTGTGACATAAGGACGTCTCCTTCTTCTTGCGTTCAGGATGAAGGATTCCCCCTCCTACACCCTGAGGTgcttctccttcctgtctccccagtcctggaccctcctcctccctcggccCTGCTCCTCTCAGTCCCTGCCGTCGGTCTGGCGGGGGCTACGGATGCCCCGTCCCCACACGTCCAGGGCGTTTGGTGCCCAT GTGTAAGCTGCGACGCGTGTTTGAAAGGCAACTTCCGAGGGCGGAGATACAAGTGTTTAATCTGCTACGACTACGACCTGTGTGCGTCGTGTTACGAGGGCGGAGCCAccaccaccagacacaccacagaaCACCCCATGCAGTGCATACTGACCAGGGTCGACTTCG acctgtacTATGGAGGGGAGGCCCTGTCTGTGGAGCAGCCCCAGGCCTACACCTGCCCGTACTGTGGCAGGATGGGCCACACAGAGAGCTCCCTGCAGGAGCACGTAGCAGGGGAGCATGCAGACACCTCGACCGAGGTG ATATGCCCCATCTGTGCAGCGCTGCCTGGCGGAGACCCCAACCATGTGACAGACGACTTTGCTGCTCATCTCACACTGGAACACAGAGCTCCCAGAGACCTG GATGAGTCCAGCGGGGTGCGTCATGTGAGGAGGATGTTCCACcctgggagggggctgggggggcagcgGGCTCGTAGGTCCAACATGCActtcaccagcaccaccaccggGGGGCTCTCCAACACCCAGAACTCCTCGCAGAGCTCCAACTACAACAGAGAGGCCATGGACCCCATAGCAG agctCCTGTCCCAGCTGTCGGGGGTGCGGCGCTCCGCGGGGGGCCAGGTGAGCTCGGGGCCGTCGGCCTCgcagctgcagcagctccaGATGCAGCTGCAGCTTGAGCGTCAGCAGGCCCAGGCTGCCCGGCAGCAGCTGGACACGGCCCGCGGAGCCCCCCGCAGCGCCCCCGCCCGCGCCGCCCTGGGCACCGCCAACAGCAACGCCAGCCCCAACGCCaacccctgccccccgcccggCCCCCACCCCGGCACGCAcgagcacaacacacacgccgGGCACAACTTCCTCCTCAACAG GCTGAGTGAGCCCAGGCTGTCGGAGGTGGACCTGCAGGAGTGTGAGTCTGGCTGGGCGGACCGCGGCCTGTTTGTGACAGAGCTGCTGCTGTCCACACTGCTGCTGGACCACAACGCCCCAGCAGCCCATCACCACGCCGGCCCTCTTCGGGGCTTCGCCGACTTCGGGGCCATGGGCTGCCTGGATGTCATGACCCTGGAGGTGGCGCTGGAGAACCTCAACCTCAGAGAAGCAACGGCGAACGCCGTGAagaagcagccccccccccgcccccacgctGATGCCCCGCCCCCACGCTGA
- the LOC134012009 gene encoding E3 ubiquitin-protein ligase KCMF1-like isoform X2, with product MSRHEGVSCDACLKGNFRGRRYKCLICYDYDLCASCYEGGATTTRHTTEHPMQCILTRVDFDLYYGGEALSVEQPQAYTCPYCGRMGHTESSLQEHVAGEHADTSTEVICPICAALPGGDPNHVTDDFAAHLTLEHRAPRDLDESSGVRHVRRMFHPGRGLGGQRARRSNMHFTSTTTGGLSNTQNSSQSSNYNREAMDPIAELLSQLSGVRRSAGGQVSSGPSASQLQQLQMQLQLERQQAQAARQQLDTARGAPRSAPARAALGTANSNASPNANPCPPPGPHPGTHEHNTHAGHNFLLNRLSEPRLSEVDLQECESGWADRGLFVTELLLSTLLLDHNAPAAHHHAGPLRGFADFGAMGCLDVMTLEVALENLNLREATANAVKKQPPPRPHADAPPPR from the exons ATGTCCCGTCATGAAG GTGTAAGCTGCGACGCGTGTTTGAAAGGCAACTTCCGAGGGCGGAGATACAAGTGTTTAATCTGCTACGACTACGACCTGTGTGCGTCGTGTTACGAGGGCGGAGCCAccaccaccagacacaccacagaaCACCCCATGCAGTGCATACTGACCAGGGTCGACTTCG acctgtacTATGGAGGGGAGGCCCTGTCTGTGGAGCAGCCCCAGGCCTACACCTGCCCGTACTGTGGCAGGATGGGCCACACAGAGAGCTCCCTGCAGGAGCACGTAGCAGGGGAGCATGCAGACACCTCGACCGAGGTG ATATGCCCCATCTGTGCAGCGCTGCCTGGCGGAGACCCCAACCATGTGACAGACGACTTTGCTGCTCATCTCACACTGGAACACAGAGCTCCCAGAGACCTG GATGAGTCCAGCGGGGTGCGTCATGTGAGGAGGATGTTCCACcctgggagggggctgggggggcagcgGGCTCGTAGGTCCAACATGCActtcaccagcaccaccaccggGGGGCTCTCCAACACCCAGAACTCCTCGCAGAGCTCCAACTACAACAGAGAGGCCATGGACCCCATAGCAG agctCCTGTCCCAGCTGTCGGGGGTGCGGCGCTCCGCGGGGGGCCAGGTGAGCTCGGGGCCGTCGGCCTCgcagctgcagcagctccaGATGCAGCTGCAGCTTGAGCGTCAGCAGGCCCAGGCTGCCCGGCAGCAGCTGGACACGGCCCGCGGAGCCCCCCGCAGCGCCCCCGCCCGCGCCGCCCTGGGCACCGCCAACAGCAACGCCAGCCCCAACGCCaacccctgccccccgcccggCCCCCACCCCGGCACGCAcgagcacaacacacacgccgGGCACAACTTCCTCCTCAACAG GCTGAGTGAGCCCAGGCTGTCGGAGGTGGACCTGCAGGAGTGTGAGTCTGGCTGGGCGGACCGCGGCCTGTTTGTGACAGAGCTGCTGCTGTCCACACTGCTGCTGGACCACAACGCCCCAGCAGCCCATCACCACGCCGGCCCTCTTCGGGGCTTCGCCGACTTCGGGGCCATGGGCTGCCTGGATGTCATGACCCTGGAGGTGGCGCTGGAGAACCTCAACCTCAGAGAAGCAACGGCGAACGCCGTGAagaagcagccccccccccgcccccacgctGATGCCCCGCCCCCACGCTGA
- the LOC134012009 gene encoding E3 ubiquitin-protein ligase KCMF1-like isoform X3: MQCILTRVDFDLYYGGEALSVEQPQAYTCPYCGRMGHTESSLQEHVAGEHADTSTEVICPICAALPGGDPNHVTDDFAAHLTLEHRAPRDLDESSGVRHVRRMFHPGRGLGGQRARRSNMHFTSTTTGGLSNTQNSSQSSNYNREAMDPIAELLSQLSGVRRSAGGQVSSGPSASQLQQLQMQLQLERQQAQAARQQLDTARGAPRSAPARAALGTANSNASPNANPCPPPGPHPGTHEHNTHAGHNFLLNRLSEPRLSEVDLQECESGWADRGLFVTELLLSTLLLDHNAPAAHHHAGPLRGFADFGAMGCLDVMTLEVALENLNLREATANAVKKQPPPRPHADAPPPR, translated from the exons ATGCAGTGCATACTGACCAGGGTCGACTTCG acctgtacTATGGAGGGGAGGCCCTGTCTGTGGAGCAGCCCCAGGCCTACACCTGCCCGTACTGTGGCAGGATGGGCCACACAGAGAGCTCCCTGCAGGAGCACGTAGCAGGGGAGCATGCAGACACCTCGACCGAGGTG ATATGCCCCATCTGTGCAGCGCTGCCTGGCGGAGACCCCAACCATGTGACAGACGACTTTGCTGCTCATCTCACACTGGAACACAGAGCTCCCAGAGACCTG GATGAGTCCAGCGGGGTGCGTCATGTGAGGAGGATGTTCCACcctgggagggggctgggggggcagcgGGCTCGTAGGTCCAACATGCActtcaccagcaccaccaccggGGGGCTCTCCAACACCCAGAACTCCTCGCAGAGCTCCAACTACAACAGAGAGGCCATGGACCCCATAGCAG agctCCTGTCCCAGCTGTCGGGGGTGCGGCGCTCCGCGGGGGGCCAGGTGAGCTCGGGGCCGTCGGCCTCgcagctgcagcagctccaGATGCAGCTGCAGCTTGAGCGTCAGCAGGCCCAGGCTGCCCGGCAGCAGCTGGACACGGCCCGCGGAGCCCCCCGCAGCGCCCCCGCCCGCGCCGCCCTGGGCACCGCCAACAGCAACGCCAGCCCCAACGCCaacccctgccccccgcccggCCCCCACCCCGGCACGCAcgagcacaacacacacgccgGGCACAACTTCCTCCTCAACAG GCTGAGTGAGCCCAGGCTGTCGGAGGTGGACCTGCAGGAGTGTGAGTCTGGCTGGGCGGACCGCGGCCTGTTTGTGACAGAGCTGCTGCTGTCCACACTGCTGCTGGACCACAACGCCCCAGCAGCCCATCACCACGCCGGCCCTCTTCGGGGCTTCGCCGACTTCGGGGCCATGGGCTGCCTGGATGTCATGACCCTGGAGGTGGCGCTGGAGAACCTCAACCTCAGAGAAGCAACGGCGAACGCCGTGAagaagcagccccccccccgcccccacgctGATGCCCCGCCCCCACGCTGA